A section of the Deltaproteobacteria bacterium genome encodes:
- a CDS encoding cation transporter, whose translation MFFKSPQPAALISIISNLTLTTGKAGVALLSGSTAILSEALHSSLDLMAWLALKFSASPPDREHPYGHGKFENLSGFLEGLLIFGVAAGIFYQAGQRLFHPVLVRFLGTAMGVMGLSAGLNLVVATYLYKAARRFDSVALEADAAHLLTDVYTRSEYCSGWQVII comes from the coding sequence ATGTTTTTTAAGTCTCCCCAGCCAGCGGCGCTGATCAGCATCATTTCTAACCTGACCCTGACCACCGGTAAGGCCGGGGTAGCCCTGCTCAGTGGCAGTACCGCCATTCTGAGCGAAGCCTTGCACAGCAGCCTGGATCTTATGGCCTGGCTGGCTCTGAAATTTTCTGCGTCGCCGCCTGACCGGGAGCACCCTTACGGCCATGGGAAATTTGAAAACCTGAGCGGCTTCCTGGAGGGCCTGTTGATCTTTGGGGTGGCGGCCGGCATCTTTTATCAGGCCGGACAGCGGTTGTTTCATCCGGTGCTGGTCCGTTTTCTGGGCACTGCCATGGGGGTAATGGGGCTATCGGCGGGGCTTAATCTGGTGGTCGCCACCTACCTCTACAAGGCGGCCCGTCGCTTTGACTCGGTAGCCCTGGAGGCTGATGCCGCCCACCTGCTTACCGATGTCTATACTCGGTCGGAGTATTGTTCGGGCTGGCAGGTTATTATCTAA
- a CDS encoding SIMPL domain-containing protein, with protein sequence MNNKRVWESLILGAFIGLGLIILGYFLADSVTRLKAQDRTVTVKGLAEQEMPADIAIWPIRFTVADNDLSNLFTVIQRNNALVMEFLKNHGFSEQEISISVPAILDRQAQEYVDASKTQYRYSAFSAITVYTDKVAKVRETMEKIVELVEHGIAIAGSNYQSKPQFLFTRLNDLKPAMIEKATQEARQVAEKFAKDSGSQLGKIKRARQGLFEIKDRDSNTPYIKKIRVVSTIEYFLSD encoded by the coding sequence ATGAATAATAAAAGAGTATGGGAATCCCTGATTCTGGGTGCGTTCATAGGCTTGGGTCTGATAATCCTGGGATATTTCTTGGCTGATAGTGTAACCCGGCTAAAGGCTCAGGATAGAACGGTTACGGTTAAGGGTTTGGCCGAACAAGAAATGCCCGCCGATATCGCCATTTGGCCCATAAGATTTACCGTGGCTGATAATGATCTGAGCAATCTGTTTACGGTTATTCAACGAAATAATGCATTGGTCATGGAATTTCTGAAAAACCACGGCTTTAGCGAGCAGGAAATATCAATATCCGTTCCCGCCATCCTGGATCGCCAGGCCCAGGAATATGTGGACGCCTCCAAAACCCAATATCGCTACTCGGCCTTTTCGGCCATAACGGTTTATACTGACAAAGTAGCTAAGGTTAGGGAAACCATGGAGAAAATCGTGGAACTGGTAGAGCACGGCATTGCCATTGCCGGCAGCAACTATCAGAGCAAACCACAATTTTTGTTTACCCGGTTAAATGATTTAAAACCGGCCATGATCGAAAAGGCTACCCAAGAGGCCCGACAAGTGGCCGAGAAGTTTGCCAAAGATTCTGGGAGTCAACTGGGTAAAATTAAACGGGCCCGCCAGGGACTGTTCGAGATTAAAGATCGGGACAGTAATACTCCTTATATCAAAAAGATCAGAGTCGTTTCAACGATAGAGTATTTCCTGTCGGATTAG
- a CDS encoding tetratricopeptide repeat protein, with amino-acid sequence MRASRARQRYGSVVLAVLLILLQGCAAPTPKPGVGLRQDALNANDTGYHYYARGNLELAQEKFAQALRLNRLIDHIPGIAANLNNLGAIHQEQGQYDQAERCYKEALALHRQQDDAAGIIETLNNLGTLWQAQGKLKQARAAYTEAQALAQLPGLERLLALTLTHRGDLARQQQDYDEALSLYEQSRQLNTAYGAARGRAVSLERLGRTHLELGNFSQAEMDLKSALQEFRRLESVPGVIDALDGLFKLYLATGNQAAAQDYGQRLCQLYKALGKTQEAQRICLLLESLTADSTH; translated from the coding sequence GTGAGAGCCAGCCGGGCTAGGCAGAGGTACGGCAGTGTAGTATTAGCAGTTTTACTGATTCTGCTCCAGGGCTGTGCCGCCCCAACCCCCAAACCTGGGGTAGGCCTGCGCCAGGACGCCCTCAATGCCAATGATACCGGCTACCATTATTATGCCCGGGGAAATCTGGAACTGGCCCAGGAAAAATTTGCCCAGGCCCTCAGACTTAACCGGTTAATCGACCATATCCCCGGGATCGCCGCAAATCTCAATAACCTGGGGGCTATCCACCAGGAACAGGGCCAATATGACCAGGCCGAGAGATGTTATAAGGAGGCCTTGGCATTGCATCGGCAACAGGACGACGCGGCCGGCATCATTGAAACTTTAAATAATCTCGGGACCCTCTGGCAGGCCCAGGGAAAGCTTAAGCAAGCTAGGGCGGCCTATACCGAGGCCCAGGCTCTGGCCCAGCTACCAGGTTTGGAGCGGCTCTTGGCTCTGACTCTGACCCACCGGGGGGATTTGGCCCGCCAGCAGCAAGACTATGATGAAGCCCTAAGCCTTTATGAGCAATCCCGGCAGTTAAATACAGCTTATGGAGCCGCCCGGGGACGGGCCGTAAGTCTGGAAAGACTGGGGCGTACTCATCTCGAACTGGGGAATTTTTCTCAGGCTGAAATGGATTTAAAATCAGCCTTGCAAGAGTTCCGCCGCTTGGAGTCAGTGCCCGGGGTAATCGATGCCTTGGACGGCCTGTTCAAATTGTATCTGGCTACCGGCAATCAAGCCGCGGCTCAGGACTACGGCCAACGCTTATGCCAGCTTTATAAGGCCTTGGGCAAAACCCAAGAGGCCCAAAGGATATGCCTGCTTCTGGAGTCTTTGACTGCAGATTCCACCCATTAA
- a CDS encoding MCE family protein, with translation MSQKKYETIVGVFVVVTLLLLMAMVLIIAQQERLFEKRLEYRTVFKNIGGLKEGAEVRLSGVTVGSVRKISFDPKGNIIVEFEVLAEYRERIRKDSKASIGYLGLLGDMCLDITSGSPEVAMLPPGSTISSIEPLALTTFIERATPSLEDIQKILANLNKITASWADEQGTLNRMVNQLKDITTKINEGQGSLGKLVNDPALYNDLRQAISGTEKVITSLNTQEGLLATLLHDQEFKAEAQESMAALKATLENFRQASDKFRKMAEKMPVAVEKGENFLDHLNRAGAGLPELVNSGQMLINDADDVAQAAQKSWLLRRHIPKKEEKTIRLDREIQGSNRP, from the coding sequence ATGAGCCAGAAGAAATATGAGACTATTGTCGGGGTCTTTGTAGTGGTCACTTTGTTGCTCCTCATGGCCATGGTGCTAATCATCGCCCAGCAGGAGCGCTTGTTTGAAAAACGCCTGGAATATCGCACCGTGTTCAAAAACATCGGCGGTTTAAAGGAAGGGGCGGAGGTACGCCTGTCGGGGGTAACAGTAGGCAGTGTGAGGAAGATTTCCTTCGATCCCAAAGGCAATATAATTGTCGAGTTTGAAGTGCTGGCCGAATATCGCGAACGTATCCGGAAAGATTCCAAGGCTTCCATCGGTTATCTCGGACTCCTGGGGGATATGTGCCTGGACATTACTTCCGGGTCCCCCGAAGTAGCGATGCTTCCGCCTGGCAGTACTATTTCTTCGATAGAACCTTTAGCTCTTACTACTTTTATCGAACGAGCCACCCCTTCTTTAGAGGATATTCAAAAAATTTTGGCCAATCTGAACAAGATCACCGCTTCCTGGGCCGATGAACAGGGCACCTTAAACCGAATGGTCAATCAGTTAAAAGATATCACCACTAAGATCAACGAGGGTCAGGGCAGCCTGGGCAAACTGGTCAATGACCCTGCTCTCTATAACGATCTGAGACAGGCCATTTCCGGGACCGAAAAGGTCATCACCAGCCTTAATACCCAGGAGGGTCTGTTGGCGACCCTGCTACATGATCAGGAATTCAAGGCCGAGGCCCAAGAATCCATGGCAGCGCTTAAAGCCACCCTGGAGAATTTCCGTCAGGCCTCGGACAAATTTCGCAAAATGGCGGAGAAAATGCCAGTCGCGGTGGAGAAAGGAGAAAACTTTCTGGACCACTTAAACCGGGCCGGGGCCGGGTTGCCGGAATTAGTTAATAGTGGCCAGATGCTAATCAATGATGCCGATGATGTGGCCCAAGCCGCCCAGAAGAGCTGGCTGTTACGCCGTCATATCCCTAAAAAGGAAGAAAAGACGATCCGCCTGGATCGGGAAATTCAAGGGAGCAATAGACCGTGA
- a CDS encoding ABC transporter ATP-binding protein, whose product MVFPPKGEPLIYFQGIYKTYNGKPVLQGIDLEVRCGETLVLLGRSGAGKSVLTSMLVGLETPDAGAIILNGVELTKLRNEADWDRLRLQMGYLFQGSALYDSMTVGENIAFPLVHHSRLPPSRINQIVKEKLALVGLKDVEELEPSALSGGMQRRVALARTLALDPHIIIYDEPTTGLDPITSDGIAHLIRDLQKSLEVTSILVTHDIRTARFVGDRLAMLYDGKIVFVGTCQELDACPNPEVKRFLATTPLME is encoded by the coding sequence CTGGTTTTTCCACCTAAAGGCGAGCCGTTAATCTATTTCCAAGGCATTTACAAGACCTACAACGGTAAACCGGTGCTCCAGGGGATCGATCTGGAGGTCCGGTGTGGTGAGACCCTGGTGCTGTTAGGCCGTAGCGGGGCCGGCAAATCAGTATTAACCAGTATGTTGGTGGGATTGGAAACCCCGGACGCCGGGGCCATCATATTGAACGGTGTGGAACTCACCAAACTGCGGAATGAAGCAGACTGGGATAGACTGCGTCTGCAGATGGGTTATCTATTCCAAGGCTCAGCTCTATACGATTCCATGACCGTCGGGGAGAATATCGCCTTCCCGCTGGTCCATCACAGCCGTCTGCCTCCGTCCCGCATTAATCAGATAGTTAAAGAAAAACTGGCCCTGGTAGGTCTTAAAGATGTTGAGGAGCTGGAACCTTCGGCCCTATCGGGGGGCATGCAACGACGGGTGGCCCTGGCCCGGACCCTGGCTTTGGACCCGCACATCATTATCTATGATGAACCGACTACCGGGCTGGACCCCATTACTTCAGACGGCATTGCCCATTTAATCCGGGATTTGCAAAAATCCCTGGAAGTAACCTCGATTTTGGTAACTCATGACATCCGTACTGCCAGGTTTGTGGGCGACCGTCTGGCCATGCTATATGACGGCAAGATTGTCTTCGTGGGAACCTGTCAGGAGCTGGATGCCTGCCCCAATCCCGAGGTAAAACGCTTCCTCGCCACGACCCCACTGATGGAGTGA
- a CDS encoding ABC transporter permease, producing MRDRFLQLTGHNVVRFVDYMGRLTLFFGEAFTSLFRPPWFFREVIAQMFHLGVKSLPLVAVAAFSVGLVLAMQTVGVLSWFGAANYIATIVGMSMVRELGPVLTALMVVGRAGSGMTAELGSMRVTRQIDAMRVSAVNPMKYLVSTRLLACMLVMPLLTGVADILGILGGWVIGVTQVGLTSKYYYQLTLKYISLNDVIPGVLKTVVFGAIIGTVGCFHGYHTSHGTFGVGQSTKAAVVSGSLLVLVSDVFLTRISLIIWP from the coding sequence TTGCGAGATCGGTTTCTTCAACTCACCGGCCACAACGTGGTCCGCTTCGTGGACTATATGGGAAGGCTGACCCTGTTTTTTGGCGAGGCCTTTACTTCCCTGTTCCGCCCTCCCTGGTTCTTTCGGGAGGTCATCGCCCAGATGTTCCACTTAGGGGTCAAATCCCTGCCGCTGGTGGCGGTGGCCGCGTTTTCGGTGGGGCTGGTACTGGCCATGCAGACAGTGGGGGTGCTCTCCTGGTTTGGGGCGGCTAATTATATCGCCACCATCGTGGGGATGTCCATGGTCCGGGAACTAGGCCCGGTATTAACCGCCCTCATGGTGGTGGGTCGGGCCGGATCGGGGATGACTGCCGAACTAGGCTCTATGCGGGTGACCAGACAGATTGATGCCATGCGGGTCTCAGCCGTTAATCCGATGAAGTACCTGGTGAGCACCCGTTTACTGGCCTGCATGTTGGTAATGCCCCTGCTTACCGGGGTAGCCGATATCTTGGGCATCCTGGGCGGCTGGGTTATTGGTGTTACCCAGGTTGGGCTGACCTCCAAGTATTATTACCAGCTTACCTTAAAATATATCAGTTTAAATGATGTAATACCGGGGGTGTTGAAGACCGTGGTCTTTGGCGCCATCATCGGCACCGTGGGCTGTTTTCATGGTTATCATACCTCTCATGGAACTTTCGGGGTGGGGCAGTCCACTAAAGCGGCGGTAGTTTCCGGATCGCTATTGGTTTTGGTCTCTGATGTATTTTTAACCCGGATTTCTCTAATCATCTGGCCTTGA
- a CDS encoding flagellar biosynthesis anti-sigma factor FlgM, with protein MRIHYAHSSGLNNLRTDKAVPFEIRPEAKPLPTYKLDKINPVKLPTRSRLQKANQLIAQTLERRAQKVRAIAKAIQNNSYQIDSLKVADAIIANAILER; from the coding sequence ATGAGAATACACTATGCCCATAGCAGCGGGTTAAATAATCTCCGCACTGATAAAGCCGTCCCTTTCGAGATCAGACCCGAAGCCAAACCTTTACCCACTTATAAACTTGATAAAATAAATCCTGTTAAGTTGCCAACCCGATCGCGGCTGCAAAAGGCTAACCAGTTGATCGCCCAGACCTTAGAACGGCGTGCCCAGAAAGTGCGAGCAATTGCCAAGGCTATCCAGAATAATTCTTATCAAATTGATAGCCTTAAGGTAGCCGATGCCATTATCGCCAATGCCATCTTGGAACGCTGA
- the sppA gene encoding signal peptide peptidase SppA: MTVKVSLWEEPAPLKEKVVAGQGRDKILLLDISGMLLEQSPTRWLGLGGPVSLPTRVKEELKKASKDKRVKAVVLRLHSPGGTVNAADLIYHELVQFKEDHQVKMVAWVMGLAASGGYYVAQAADTIVAQPTSIIGSIGVLALKFNVKGLMDKLGVDTELVKAGELKDLWSPFRPATSQEEFLMQGIIDDFYGRFVTVVAENRQLSRSEVLKCADGRIFTASQALTHRLIDKVGYLDEALELAREQAGLKEARVVRYHRPEAYVNNIYSLLLAGGPPRVGLPEWLAEAKAIESLPEFFYLWWPGAGSP, encoded by the coding sequence GTGACGGTTAAGGTGTCCCTGTGGGAAGAGCCTGCTCCCCTGAAAGAAAAGGTTGTTGCCGGACAGGGCCGGGATAAGATTCTATTGCTGGATATATCCGGGATGCTCCTGGAGCAGTCCCCCACCCGCTGGCTGGGGCTAGGGGGCCCGGTCAGTCTGCCCACCCGGGTCAAGGAGGAACTAAAAAAGGCTTCTAAGGATAAGCGAGTCAAGGCCGTGGTGCTGCGGCTGCATAGTCCGGGGGGCACGGTTAACGCCGCTGACCTGATCTACCATGAGCTGGTGCAATTCAAAGAAGACCATCAGGTCAAAATGGTTGCCTGGGTGATGGGGCTGGCAGCCTCGGGAGGCTACTATGTAGCTCAGGCGGCTGATACGATCGTGGCCCAGCCTACCAGTATCATTGGCTCTATCGGGGTGTTGGCCTTAAAGTTCAATGTTAAGGGGTTGATGGATAAACTCGGCGTGGATACTGAACTGGTCAAAGCCGGAGAATTGAAGGATCTGTGGTCCCCCTTCCGACCTGCCACCTCCCAGGAGGAATTCCTGATGCAGGGGATCATCGATGATTTCTACGGCCGTTTTGTGACAGTAGTGGCCGAAAATCGTCAGCTCAGTCGATCCGAAGTCTTAAAATGCGCCGATGGCCGCATTTTCACCGCCTCTCAAGCCTTAACCCATCGATTGATCGATAAGGTCGGCTATCTGGATGAGGCCTTGGAATTAGCCCGGGAACAGGCGGGGTTGAAAGAGGCGCGGGTGGTTAGGTATCATCGTCCGGAGGCTTATGTAAACAATATTTATTCATTATTACTGGCCGGGGGACCGCCAAGGGTTGGTCTCCCGGAATGGCTGGCCGAAGCCAAGGCTATAGAATCATTGCCAGAATTTTTTTACCTGTGGTGGCCAGGAGCAGGGTCACCATAA
- a CDS encoding NAD-dependent deacylase, translating to MQQLAKRLQSSQRVVVLTGAGISQESGIPTFRGPEGLWRQHRPEELATPAAFRRNPQLVWEWYDWRRSLIATKQPNPAHHALVALENETPEFTLITQNVDGLHGLAGSKRLLEIHGNLWQVRCQECGRVREDRRVPLPLLPYCPECGGLLRPNVVWFGESLDETILRQAQLALQQAQVMLVVGTSAVVQPAASFAYWAQQAGAAIAEFNLEPTPLTQHADWAFSGRAGELLPQLLTRLRADLA from the coding sequence ATGCAACAGTTGGCCAAGCGTCTGCAGAGCTCCCAGCGGGTGGTGGTCCTGACTGGGGCCGGAATCTCCCAGGAGAGCGGAATACCGACCTTTCGCGGCCCCGAAGGTCTGTGGCGGCAACATCGCCCGGAAGAGCTGGCTACCCCGGCGGCGTTTCGCCGAAATCCCCAACTGGTGTGGGAATGGTATGATTGGCGCCGCAGTCTGATCGCCACCAAACAGCCCAATCCGGCTCATCACGCTCTGGTTGCATTAGAAAACGAGACCCCCGAATTCACCTTAATAACTCAAAATGTCGATGGCTTACATGGGTTGGCGGGATCAAAGCGGCTGCTGGAGATTCATGGCAACCTCTGGCAGGTGCGTTGCCAGGAGTGTGGCCGGGTCCGCGAAGACCGGCGAGTGCCACTGCCGCTGTTGCCTTATTGTCCGGAATGCGGCGGCCTGTTGCGGCCTAATGTGGTGTGGTTCGGGGAGTCGCTCGATGAAACCATTCTGCGCCAGGCTCAGTTAGCTCTGCAACAGGCCCAGGTTATGCTGGTGGTCGGGACCTCGGCCGTGGTCCAACCCGCAGCTTCCTTTGCCTATTGGGCCCAGCAGGCGGGGGCTGCCATTGCGGAATTCAACCTGGAGCCGACGCCCTTGACTCAGCATGCAGACTGGGCCTTCTCCGGCCGGGCCGGAGAACTGTTGCCGCAACTGCTTACCCGGCTCAGGGCTGACCTGGCTTAA
- a CDS encoding 1-acyl-sn-glycerol-3-phosphate acyltransferase → MLKSLWFNFWLVFLTIFGGIAVILLALHDRQGNRVHEIGRWWARTLLKIAGVAVSIQGLEHLAPDRSYIFAANHQSQFDIFVLQAYLPGQFRWLAKVELFSVPIFGKALRLMGSLPIDRSNRQTAIKSLDQAAAKVQGGTSIIIFPEGTRGATGQLLPFKKGGFVLAIKSGQPIVPVSISGTQFIQPRGVLRIHPGPVKVVLGPPLETTAYTLNRKQELMAELRAAIERNLDPNYPYCRASETRVT, encoded by the coding sequence ATGCTAAAAAGCCTGTGGTTTAATTTCTGGTTGGTCTTTTTGACCATATTCGGGGGCATAGCGGTCATCCTGTTAGCGTTGCATGACCGCCAGGGGAATCGGGTCCATGAGATCGGCCGGTGGTGGGCCAGAACTTTGTTAAAAATAGCCGGGGTTGCTGTTTCCATCCAGGGGTTGGAGCATCTGGCTCCTGATCGCTCTTATATTTTCGCGGCCAATCATCAGAGCCAATTTGATATCTTCGTGCTCCAGGCCTATTTGCCCGGTCAGTTCCGATGGCTGGCCAAGGTTGAACTTTTTTCTGTCCCCATCTTTGGCAAGGCCCTCAGACTGATGGGAAGTCTGCCGATTGACCGCAGTAATCGGCAGACAGCGATCAAAAGCCTGGATCAGGCCGCGGCCAAGGTCCAGGGTGGGACTTCGATCATCATTTTCCCCGAGGGCACCCGGGGGGCTACCGGACAGTTGTTACCCTTTAAAAAGGGCGGCTTCGTCCTGGCGATTAAATCCGGCCAGCCGATCGTGCCGGTAAGTATCAGTGGTACCCAGTTTATCCAACCTCGGGGGGTGCTGCGCATCCATCCGGGGCCGGTAAAAGTGGTTTTGGGTCCTCCTTTGGAGACCACCGCCTATACTCTTAACCGTAAACAGGAACTGATGGCGGAGTTGCGGGCCGCCATCGAAAGAAATTTGGATCCTAATTACCCCTATTGCCGAGCTTCTGAAACGAGGGTGACCTAA
- a CDS encoding ribonuclease J, which translates to MSISQPFPAANGPWVDLVFLGGLGEIGLNMMVFESSEDLIIIDAGIMFPEDYMLGIDIVIPDFSYIRERRQKAAALILTHGHEDHIGAVPFLLKEISLPVYGTALTLELVKEKLKEHRMLDQADLRLIQPRHPLPLGPFEFDFIRVSHSIVDGVGLAVNTPVGTFIHSGDFKIDSTPMTSEITDLNRFAEYGEKGVLALLSDSTNAERPGYTMSERDIGETLEGLFREARGRIIIAVFASHIPRLQQIVHLAAKFNRKLLFNGKSMAINVRIAKELGFLKIPPEQEITVSQLKHLPDKEVVIVTTGSQGEPMSALARIALDSHKHIHIKAGDLVILSSKFIPGNEKAISTVINNLYRLGAEVVYEEVADIHVSGHASQEELKLLINLTKPQYFIPIHGELRHLIKHTQVAKSLGIAKERLLLARNGDRLRFDATGGRVLDQVDVGRVFVDGKGVGDVSQIVLRDRRHLAEDGLVIAVVAVDAREGKIVSGPDLVSRGFVFEEEQTPMLTTAREIIKEIVSRALLEPTQDWLEIQIQIGKALRKYFFKLLERRPMILPLVLTL; encoded by the coding sequence ATGTCCATTTCCCAACCATTTCCCGCCGCCAACGGGCCTTGGGTGGACCTGGTTTTTTTAGGCGGCCTGGGTGAAATTGGCCTCAATATGATGGTGTTTGAGAGTTCCGAGGATCTGATCATCATTGATGCCGGCATCATGTTCCCGGAAGACTATATGTTGGGAATTGATATTGTTATCCCTGATTTTTCATATATCCGGGAGCGCCGCCAGAAGGCAGCCGCCCTGATCCTGACCCATGGTCATGAGGACCATATCGGCGCGGTGCCTTTCCTCCTGAAAGAGATTTCCTTGCCAGTTTATGGCACTGCCCTCACTCTGGAGTTGGTCAAGGAGAAACTTAAAGAACACCGAATGTTAGACCAAGCCGACCTGCGGCTTATCCAACCGCGGCATCCACTGCCCTTGGGACCGTTTGAGTTCGATTTTATCAGGGTTTCCCATAGCATTGTGGATGGCGTGGGGTTAGCCGTTAATACCCCGGTGGGAACCTTTATTCATTCCGGTGATTTCAAGATCGATTCGACCCCGATGACCAGTGAGATAACCGATCTCAACCGTTTTGCGGAATACGGTGAGAAGGGAGTGCTGGCCCTGCTGTCGGATTCGACTAATGCGGAGCGGCCCGGATACACCATGTCTGAGCGAGATATCGGGGAGACCCTGGAGGGGCTTTTCCGAGAGGCGCGGGGGCGGATAATTATTGCCGTTTTCGCCTCGCATATCCCCCGCCTGCAACAGATAGTCCATCTGGCGGCCAAGTTTAACCGCAAGCTGCTCTTTAACGGCAAGAGTATGGCCATTAATGTTCGGATTGCCAAGGAACTGGGCTTCCTAAAGATCCCTCCGGAACAGGAAATCACCGTCAGCCAGCTCAAACACTTGCCGGATAAGGAAGTGGTCATTGTCACCACCGGCAGCCAGGGGGAACCCATGAGTGCTTTGGCCCGCATCGCCCTGGACTCCCATAAACACATCCACATTAAGGCCGGAGACTTGGTGATTCTGTCTTCCAAATTCATTCCGGGCAACGAAAAGGCCATCAGCACCGTGATCAACAATCTCTATCGGCTGGGAGCGGAGGTGGTCTACGAAGAGGTAGCCGATATTCATGTCTCCGGCCATGCCTCCCAGGAGGAATTAAAGCTGTTGATCAATCTCACCAAACCGCAATATTTTATCCCCATCCATGGAGAACTACGCCACCTGATCAAACATACCCAGGTGGCCAAATCTTTGGGGATTGCTAAGGAACGGCTATTACTGGCGCGCAACGGCGACCGGTTGCGGTTTGATGCCACCGGCGGCCGCGTGTTAGATCAGGTGGATGTAGGGCGGGTATTTGTTGATGGCAAAGGAGTGGGGGACGTCAGCCAGATTGTTCTGCGCGACCGCCGCCATCTGGCTGAAGACGGCTTGGTCATCGCCGTGGTAGCTGTGGATGCCCGGGAAGGGAAGATAGTGTCCGGTCCGGATCTGGTCTCCCGGGGCTTTGTGTTTGAAGAGGAACAGACCCCGATGCTGACTACGGCGCGCGAGATCATTAAGGAAATTGTCTCTCGGGCCTTGCTAGAACCCACCCAGGATTGGTTGGAAATCCAGATCCAGATCGGCAAGGCGCTGCGCAAGTATTTCTTTAAACTCCTGGAACGGCGGCCGATGATTCTGCCTTTAGTGCTGACCTTATAA
- the htpX gene encoding zinc metalloprotease HtpX, which produces MSNQIKTVLLLGALTGLILFMGQVIGGTRGVQIALILALAMNFFSYWYSDKIVLRLYRAQEVSPQEAPELHAMVGELAREAQVPMPRVYVVPSETPNAFATGRNPQHAAVAVTSGILKLLSPTELKGVLAHEMGHVKNRDILIQTVAATLGGAITYLAYMAQWAAIFGGRDDEEGGGVLGALAMAILAPIAAMLIQMAISRSREYMADATGARLCHNPQALASALEKLAYGNQRIPMQANPSTAHMFIVNPLTGGGLMSWFSTHPPIEERVARLRAMRRY; this is translated from the coding sequence ATGAGCAATCAGATAAAAACGGTTCTGTTGTTAGGAGCCTTGACCGGCCTGATCCTCTTTATGGGCCAAGTCATTGGTGGCACCCGGGGGGTTCAGATTGCCCTGATTCTGGCCTTGGCGATGAATTTTTTCAGTTACTGGTATTCGGATAAGATTGTCCTGCGGCTATATCGGGCGCAAGAGGTCAGCCCCCAGGAGGCCCCGGAGCTACATGCGATGGTCGGAGAATTGGCCCGCGAGGCCCAAGTGCCGATGCCGCGGGTTTATGTGGTTCCGAGCGAAACCCCTAATGCCTTTGCCACCGGTCGCAACCCCCAACATGCCGCGGTGGCGGTTACCAGTGGCATCCTGAAACTCCTTTCCCCCACGGAACTGAAAGGAGTGTTGGCCCATGAGATGGGGCATGTCAAAAATCGTGACATCCTCATTCAAACGGTGGCCGCTACTCTGGGTGGAGCCATTACTTATCTGGCTTATATGGCCCAATGGGCGGCCATTTTTGGCGGGCGGGATGACGAGGAAGGCGGCGGCGTTTTGGGGGCGCTCGCTATGGCCATCCTGGCTCCGATTGCGGCCATGCTGATTCAGATGGCCATCTCCCGGTCGCGGGAGTACATGGCTGACGCCACCGGGGCCAGACTGTGCCACAATCCCCAAGCCCTGGCCAGCGCCTTGGAGAAATTGGCCTATGGCAACCAGAGGATTCCCATGCAGGCCAACCCCAGTACCGCGCACATGTTCATTGTCAACCCGCTGACCGGCGGTGGGCTGATGAGCTGGTTCAGCACTCATCCGCCCATTGAGGAACGGGTCGCCCGGCTCCGGGCCATGCGCAGATATTAA